ATGACTCAAAATACCGATTGTGATTGGTAAAATTGTTGCGAAATCATTCTTAGGCTGCTTAACATTTGTATCACAATCCATAATCTCACGAACAAACTATGAATCTCCTTCAATATCCATTCTCAAAAACATCTACAATCTCACTTTATCTATTCACagtaaacataacaaaaagaacTGCGAATACTCAAGAACCATTTCAACTACATCTCAAAAAAAACACTATTGTCACCTAGACTTTTGTATCAAATTTACTCGCatagattcaatttttttcggAAAGAATATAATCATTACactgaaataaacaaaaaaacttgagaaaggAACAAACGAAAAATTTAAACAGAGGAGTGtgttattctttgtttttaagttttaccTGAGAGAGGTGAAGGTGACGATGATAACTCTAGTAAATCATCAGGCTAGCCAATTTCGTCTCCTtgacgaagaagacgacgatgtACTAAACAGAGAAAACGACGACCTACGGGTAACACGAATCCTGGACCCGGACCCGGACGATGCTGAAGCAGCAATGGATCCAGATGACCCACTAAAACATCCAAAAAGCCTCATGATCCGACCCGCAAACCCGCTGCCTCTCTCTCTACTACTtccatctcttcctcctcttctcgAACCCCAAGCTACTCTTCTCGGAAGTCTCTCGTCACCTAGTCTACCACCGTCAACCTCCGTGTAAACCACCGGCATCATTCTATCTCCACCTCTCCAACCACCAGGGATTCTCCCAACAGCGAATCCTCCACCTGGTAACCTCCAAATCGTCAGCCCCGCCGCGgagtcttcctcttcctccgccgAAGCGGTAACCGTCAAAGCACCACCGGGTCCGGTGTTTCCATCACTAGTATCCTCCGCCGGGGGAAGCTCGTGACGGCAAACGGGACAAGAGTTTCGAATCGCAAGCCAAGGAAGGATACAATCAGGATGATAGATGTGGTTACAAGGCATCTCACGAGCCGAggatttcaaaacaaaattctctTTACAAACAGCGCAGTGAGATTGAGAATCAGACTGGAGATGATTAGGATCGATTTCGATCACAGGCAAAGCTTCGATCGCCGATTTAGAAGCGGGAGGATGGTCACAAGAACGATTGTTACGATTGGTGTTAAGCTCGATCTGAGAGATCTGATCTAACAACCGATCGAATCCAGAACCTAGCAAAAACTCAGTCATACTAGGTGGTAAAGGTCTAAGACCAGAATCAGTACCGTCATCGTAATACATCTGAAAAGCAGATCGATCTAAACCTTCGGAGACATCAGAAGAAGGAGCACCACCACCAGATCCACGGAGGACGATAACAGGATTAGGAGATCGGTTGCTGCTCCGAGTACGAGTCACGGTTGTGGGAGTGGTGGGACTGTTGTCGGCGGTTGAAGCGTGcatagatgaagaagaggaagaagggagAGGGAAACGAGTAGGGCTGCGATGCTGAGCAGTGGTGGTGACGCGGTGGAATGAATCGGAAGGAGTGAAATCGAGAGATTCTTGGATGTGTTCGAGGAAACCACCGTCGCAATCAGGGCAAGAGATTGAATCGGAAACCCAAACGAATCGGCTACAGCTGTAACACCAGTAAGATCCAGAAGCCATGGGAATAGGGATCTGAAAGGGCGGGGGCGGGGGCGGGggagagaaatcaaaaatcaaaatcaaatcaaaatatttaggaggaagaagaaagtaacAACATCTGGTAGAGGagggatttgatttgattgactaaatttgagtttttctgtgatagaagaggaaaagaagaaggagaaggagaaggagagagagagaatgaaagttttttttttgttgggttttgtgtgtgtgtttttttaacaaGAAGATTACAGAATTGGCGTATACACCTTCCATTTCGTGTGCTGGcacctccttcttctcttcttttttttttttcttctgctctttggtaattaattaattaaacgggtttttttttaattcttcaaACTGTTTAACCCTGAATTATAATAACTAACCATAACCCCCACTAATTAATTTNTAAACATGTGTACTCCAAAATTGGGTCAGTGCCATAGTGTAGTGTTTCCTTTATAACATGCTTTTGAAAACTGTATATCACAATTTGCTGCATATTTGTTATAAAACAATTGAagttatatcatataattttataataataaataggaTATATAGTTCTATATTGGAAAAATAGAAGAACAGTCAAAAGTGTAAGCGTGTAATATGCTACTATCGTCGTACATTGTTGAATATATGTTGTATTACATGTAATTCTCAAGAGTCGGGTGTACAGGCCTTTACATGCATATATGGGTGTTAAACAGACCATAACTATCATAGTGTTGGGCTTAGCGTCACAAACGGTAAGaatgataaaatatttacaCAAGGCCTCTGTCAGCGAGAGTGATCAAAGGAGAGACGTGTTCTGTTCATGATTATAGCATGATTTCATGTGCAAGGGATCAAAGGGTAGTATTGGTGTTGATTATAATCCACACCACGTTGGATACTATCTGGACTTCCAATATGTGAGGTTGATGATAATCTTATGGCCATATGACTCATGAGCATACAAAACAGATACCATATTTTCTGTTGTTTTTAACAATATTGCTTAACGATTTTGTCCTAGACAATCGATTTTAAAAGTCCAACCTTTTTAATACGCATGTTCAAAACGTTAAGCATTTGAGTATTTAGTCATTTTCAGCAAGTGACtgataaatgtttatatttaacgatccaaaaatatagaaaacaaaactagttTTTCAGTACTGTGGTAACAGTAAGAGTGTATTTAACATAGGAAACACAAAAGGGGGTGcataaacaaatctaataatgaaaaataattgcTAAATTACAAAAGACTGTCTCCAATAAACGACAGCATCATCAGATGCGTTGTATAAAAAACTCTATCATTGCTTTTTCCTTCACGTTTCCTCTACTTATTGACCTCATCAAATTAATTGGTCGCTTTATAAGATTCTTCTATAGCCTCTAGTATACATGTATTATTGGTTTGGTGCCTCTGCAGTTCGAAGATTATAGCTGTACAATTTAGGTAACATAATTCAGTTTGAAAACTCTATATCCTTAACTGTAACACACCACTAAAATATTGAGTGGTGTAAGTATGTGAACTCACTGATTGAAAAACCCATGTTCTTAGTTAGTAACACACTAACACAACAGAGGAATGACTCAAAATACCGATTGTGATTGGTAAAATTGTTGCGAAATCATTCTTAGGCTGCTTAACATTTGTATCACAATCCATAATCTCACGAACAAACTATGAATCTCCTTCAATATCCATTCTCAAAAACATCTACAATCTCACTTTATCTATTCACagtaaacataacaaaaagaacTGCGAATACTCAAGAACCATTTCAACTACATCTCAAAAAAAACACTATTGTCACCTAGACTTTTGTATCAAATTTACTCGCatagattcaatttttttcggAAAGAATATAATCATTACactgaaataaacaaaaaaacttgagaaaggAACAAACGAAAAATTTAAACAGAGGAGTGtgttattctttgtttttaagttttaccTGAGAGAGGTGAAGGTGACGATGATAACTCTAGTAAATCATCAGGCTAGCCAATTTCGTCTCCTtgacgaagaagacgacgatgtACTAAACAGAGAAAACGACGACCTACGGGTAACACGAATCCTGGACCCGGACCCGGACGATGCTGAAGCAGCAATGGATCCAGATGACCCACTAAAACATCCAAAAAGCCTCATGATCCGACCCGCAAACCCGCTGCCTCTCTCTCTACTACTtccatctcttcctcctcttctcgAACCCCAAGCTACTCTTCTCGGAAGTCTCTCGTCACCTAGTCTACCACCGTCAACCTCCGTGTAAACCACCGGCATCATTCTATCTCCACCTCTCCAACCACCAGGGATTCTCCCAACAGCGAATCCTCCACCTGGTAACCTCCAAATCGTCAGCCCCGCCGCGgagtcttcctcttcctccgccgAAGCGGTAACCGTCAAAGCACCACCGGGTCCGGTGTTTCCATCACTAGTATCCTCCGCCGGGGGAAGCTCGTGACGGCAAACGGGACAAGAGTTTCGAATCGCAAGCCAAGGAAGGATACAATCAGGATGATAGATGTGGTTACAAGGCATCTCACGAGCCGAggatttcaaaacaaaattctctTTACAAACAGCGCAGTGAGATTGAGAATCAGACTGGAGATGATTAGGATCGATTTCGATCACAGGCAAAGCTTCGATCGCCGATTTAGAAGCGGGAGGATGGTCACAAGAACGATTGTTACGATTGGTGTTAAGCTCGATCTGAGAGATCTGATCTAACAACCGATCGAATCCAGAACCTAGCAAAAACTCAGTCATACTAGGTGGTAAAGGTCTAAGACCAGAATCAGTACCGTCATCGTAATACATCTGAAAAGCAGATCGATCTAAACCTTCGGAGACATCAGAAGAAGGAGCACCACCACCAGATCCACGGAGGACGATAACAGGATTAGGAGATCGGTTGCTGCTCCGAGTACGAGTCACGGTTGTGGGAGTGGTGGGACTGTTGTCGGCGGTTGAAGCGTGcatagatgaagaagaggaagaagggagAGGGAAACGAGTAGGGCTGCGATGCTGAGCAGTGGTGGTGACGCGGTGGAATGAATCGGAAGGAGTGAAATCGAGAGATTCTTGGATGTGTTCGAGGAAACCACCGTCGCAATCAGGGCAAGAGATTGAATCGGAAACCCAAACGAATCGGCTACAGCTGTAACACCAGTAAGATCCAGAAGCCATGGGAATAGGGATCTGAAAGGGCGGGGGCGGGGGCGGGggagagaaatcaaaaatcaaaatcaaatcaaaatatttaggaggaagaagaaagtaacAACATCTGGTAGAGGagggatttgatttgattgactaaatttgagtttttctgtgatagaagaggaaaagaagaaggagaaggagaaggagagagagagaatgaaagttttttttttgttgggttttgtgtgtgtgtttttttaacaaGAAGATTACAGAATTGGCGTATACACCTTCCATTTCGTGTGCTGGcacctccttcttctcttcttttttttttttcttctgctctttggtaattaattaattaaacgggtttttttttaattcttcaaACTGTTTAACCCTGAATTATAATAACTAACCATAACCCccactaattaattttgtaaaatggtagatttttgttgttgtaaaattacaaatgaaaatgttttttgattATCTATTGTATTAAGGGTCAttgtttttgattaaattatatattaaggtgtcattttattgtttatattctcgtaattaatattatagaaaacagaaaataaaataaataaataggaaGACTGCAAAAGCCCATTAGAGCCCagtaaaaaattgtaaattcgCCTTCTCTATTCAATGGTTCCGCCGGGTCTGCTGAATAGTGTGAATGAGAGAATCCCAGAACCAGAAGAGTTTCTTCAATTTCTCCTTCTTTCGATTTTGGAGATATTTACAGGTACGTCCGCGCTTGCTCTTTCCTTCACaacatcatcttctccttcttcgtcttGCATCTGTATTCATATATCATCCACTCGAAGATCAGATACTCTCTCTAGTTgtaatctggaaaaaaaaaaatataatagttttaGGAAATGTGAAATTAGGTCGGTTCTGGGAATATTTATGTGATGAAAACATCATGGAAGATCTCGTTTAATTAATGTTGCTGACAATTCTAATTACATAGATTTACTTCTCTGAGTTTgagttagttaaaaaaaaaaaaaactgatggaATTGAAAAATCCTTATTGGTATGGTCACAATTGCTTAGTGTCTCTCTTAGTTTGATTGATAGATTACAAAGGCTTATGCTTTTTTCTTGGGTGAGATTAACATTGTCTGTTTTGCTTGAATAACCCATATCTAATTGAAGCTTACTGTTCTATTCCCTAAACTGCGTACTACATGTTTCTTGATTGTTTCATTCATCACTGTGCTTCTTTAGCTATACTTGTTTGTTCTCTGCTGCTTGGTAATGAGGTACTTTTCGATTAATGAActtgtttggtgtttgtttgtttgtttgtttgtttgtttttttttttttttttttttttttttttttgttaaagagtgAAAATGGGAGCTTCGAAACTTTCCGGGATGCNAGTTTGAAAACTCTATATCCTTAACTGTAACACACCACTAAAATATTGAGTGGTGTAAGTATGTGAACTCACTGATTGAAAAACCCATGTTCTTAGTTAGTAACACACTAACACAACAGAGGAATGACTCAAAATACCGATTGTGATTGGTAAAATTGTTGCGAAATCATTCTTAGGCTGCTTAACATTTGTATCACAATCCATAATCTCACGAACAAACTATGAATCTCCTTCAATATCCATTCTCAAAAACATCTACAATCTCACTTTATCTATTCACagtaaacataacaaaaagaacTGCGAATACTCAAGAACCATTTCAACTACATCTCAAAAAAAACACTATTGTCACCTAGACTTTTGTATCAAATTTACTCGCatagattcaatttttttcggAAAGAATATAATCATTACactgaaataaacaaaaaaacttgagaaaggAACAAACGAAAAATTTAAACAGAGGAGTGtgttattctttgtttttaagttttaccTGAGAGAGGTGAAGGTGACGATGATAACTCTAGTAAATCATCAGGCTAGCCAATTTCGTCTCCTtgacgaagaagacgacgatgtACTAAACAGAGAAAACGACGACCTACGGGTAACACGAATCCTGGACCCGGACCCGGACGATGCTGAAGCAGCAATGGATCCAGATGACCCACTAAAACATCCAAAAAGCCTCATGATCCGACCCGCAAACCCGCTGCCTCTCTCTCTACTACTtccatctcttcctcctcttctcgAACCCCAAGCTACTCTTCTCGGAAGTCTCTCGTCACCTAGTCTACCACCGTCAACCTCCGTGTAAACCACCGGCATCATTCTATCTCCACCTCTCCAACCACCAGGGATTCTCCCAACAGCGAATCCTCCACCTGGTAACCTCCAAATCGTCAGCCCCGCCGCGgagtcttcctcttcctccgccgAAGCGGTAACCGTCAAAGCACCACCGGGTCCGGTGTTTCCATCACTAGTATCCTCCGCCGGGGGAAGCTCGTGACGGCAAACGGGACAAGAGTTTCGAATCGCAAGCCAAGGAAGGATACAATCAGGATGATAGATGTGGTTACAAGGCATCTCACGAGCCGAggatttcaaaacaaaattctctTTACAAACAGCGCAGTGAGATTGAGAATCAGACTGGAGATGATTAGGATCGATTTCGATCACAGGCAAAGCTTCGATCGCCGATTTAGAAGCGGGAGGATGGTCACAAGAACGATTGTTACGATTGGTGTTAAGCTCGATCTGAGAGATCTGATCTAACAACCGATCGAATCCAGAACCTAGCAAAAACTCAGTCATACTAGGTGGTAAAGGTCTAAGACCAGAATCAGTACCGTCATCGTAATACATCTGAAAAGCAGATCGATCTAAACCTTCGGAGACATCAGAAGAAGGAGCACCACCACCAGATCCACGGAGGACGATAACAGGATTAGGAGATCGGTTGCTGCTCCGAGTACGAGTCACGGTTGTGGGAGTGGTGGGACTGTTGTCGGCGGTTGAAGCGTGcatagatgaagaagaggaagaagggagAGGGAAACGAGTAGGGCTGCGATGCTGAGCAGTGGTGGTGACGCGGTGGAATGAATCGGAAGGAGTGAAATCGAGAGATTCTTGGATGTGTTCGAGGAAACCACCGTCGCAATCAGGGCAAGAGATTGAATCGGAAACCCAAACGAATCGGCTACAGCTGTAACACCAGTAAGATCCAGAAGCCATGGGAATAGGGATCTGAAAGGGCGGGGGCGGGGGCGGGggagagaaatcaaaaatcaaaatcaaatcaaaatatttaggaggaagaagaaagtaacAACATCTGGTAGAGGagggatttgatttgattgactaaatttgagtttttctgtgatagaagaggaaaagaagaaggagaaggagaaggagagagagagaatgaaagttttttttttgttgggttttgtgtgtgtgtttttttaacaaGAAGATTACAGAATTGGCGTATACACCTTCCATTTCGTGTGCTGGcacctccttcttctcttcttttttttttttcttctgctctttggtaattaattaattaaacgggtttttttttaattcttcaaACTGTTTAACCCTGAATTATAATAACTAACCATAACCCccactaattaattttgtaaaatggtagatttttgttgttgtaaaattacaaatgaaaatgttttttgattATCTATTGTATTAAGGGTCAttgtttttgattaaattatatattaaggtgtcattttattgtttatattctcgtaattaatattatagaaaacagaaaataaaataaataaataggaaGACTGCAAAAGCCCATTAGAGCCCagtaaaaaattgtaaattcgCCTTCTCTATTCAATGGTTCCGCCGGGTCTGCTGAATAGTGTGAATGAGAGAATCCCAGAACCAGAAGAGTTTCTTCAATTTCTCCTTCTTTCGATTTTGGAGATATTTACAGGTACGTCCGCGCTTGCTCTTTCCTTCACaacatcatcttctccttcttcgtcttGCATCTGTATTCATATATCATCCACTCGAAGATCAGATACTCTCTCTAGTTgtaatctggaaaaaaaaaaatataatagttttaGGAAATGTGAAATTAGGTCGGTTCTGGGAATATTTATGTGATGAAAACATCATGGAAGATCTCGTTTAATTAATGTTGCTGACAATTCTAATTACATAGATTTACTTCTCTGAGTTTgagttagttaaaaaaaaaaaaaactgatggaATTGAAAAATCCTTATTGGTATGGTCACAATTGCTTAGTGTCTCTCTTAGTTTGATTGATAGATTACAAAGGCTTATGCTTTTTTCTTGGGTGAGATTAACATTGTCTGTTTTGCTTGAATAACCCATATCTAATTGAAGCTTACTGTTCTATTCCCTAAACTGCGTACTACATGTTTCTTGATTGTTTCATTCATCACTGTGCTTCTTTAGCTATACTTGTTTGTTCTCTGCTGCTTGGTAATGAGGTACTTTTCGATTAATGAActtgtttggtgtttgtttgtttgtttgtttgtttgtttttttttttttttttttttttttttttttgttaaagagtgAAAATGGGAGCTTCGAAACTTTCCGGGATGCAAAAGCAAGTCTTGAGTCTCTACAGAGGATTTCTAAGAGCAGCTCGTTCTAAGCCAATAGAAGACAGGAAGAGAATAGAGATGATCGTGTCAACAGAGTTCCGTCACAACTCTAAAGAGGTCGACCGTAAGAATTTCCAGTACATCGAGTATTTGCTTCGGTTAGGTACTAAACAGCTCGATCAACTCAAAAGCCCCGACATAATTAGTCTCTCCTCTGTGAAGGTCGTTGCTTCTAAAACCTGATATTTTTGCTCTCAGCCTTAAGGCTCTAGTGATTTATAGATGACAACGAAAAGGAAATGGATTCGTTTTCGTCAAATCTTTAACattggttatatatatgtatgaatatgatgatgatgcatgaACCGCCATGGATGTTTCAAGAgccattataaaataaaatgaattgagatcacttggtatatatatatctatacacAAAAGTTATGTGCATCTACTACTGATACTCTCCTCAAGTTAAGAGTATGACAAGATTTGTATCGGATTATTTCTTTGTATGAATACAATACCAGTCGATAATGTAGTGGTTGATACTTGTTTTGTCAATGCTCTTGCTTTACTTGAATGTGTGATACAGTTTCTGCGTAAATAGTTAGGGCGTTACTTATAGGTTGTCTGACATCTGTGATCTCATTCGTTTTGTCTATTGGCTACTGGCTAGTGTGTATACTATGCATTGCAAGATGAAATGTAGTTTATGATAAAGgcaatttttaaattatcaatgTGTTGCACATGatcataaaagaagaaaagaggacaAGACCCAATCCACAATTAcacaaaggggaaaaaaaaaaagagacccaAAGGAGACAATAGGAGTAAAACAGCAATTTAGTAAGTAGGAGAATACTCAAAAGTTGTAGACACAGGTTCCATCGTCNCGTCAGCCCCGCCGCGgagtcttcctcttcctccgccgAAGCGGTAACCGTCAAAGCACCACCGGGTCCGGTGTTTCCATCACTAGTATCCTCCGCCGGGGGAAGCTCGTGACGGCAAACGGGACAAGAGTTTCGAATCGCAAGCCAAGGAAGGATACAATCAGGATGATAGATGTGGTTACAAGGCATCTCACGAGCCGAggatttcaaaacaaaattctctTTACAAACAGCGCAGTGAGATTGAGAATCAGACTGGAGATGATTAGGATCGATTTCGATCACAGGCAAAGCTTCGATCGCCGATTTAGAAGCGGGAGGATGGTCACAAGAACGATTGTTACGATTGGTGTTAAGCTCGATCTGAGAGATCTGATCTAACAACCGATCGAATCCAGAACCTAGCAAAAACTCAGTCATACTAGGTGGTAAAGGTCTAAGACCAGAATCAGTACCGTCATCGTAATACATCTGAAAAGCAGATCGATCTAAACCTTCGGAGACATCAGAAGAAGGAGCACCACCACCAGATCCACGGAGGACGATAACAGGATTAGGAGATCGGTTGCTGCTCCGAGTACGAGTCACGGTTGTGGGAGTGGTGGGACTGTTGTCGGCGGTTGAAGCGTGcatagatgaagaagaggaagaagggagAGGGAAACGAGTAGGGCTGCGATGCTGAGCAGTGGTGGTGACGCGGTGGAATGAATCGGAAGGA
The sequence above is drawn from the Camelina sativa cultivar DH55 chromosome 4, Cs, whole genome shotgun sequence genome and encodes:
- the LOC104782428 gene encoding probable E3 ubiquitin-protein ligase RHC2A, translated to MASGSYWCYSCSRFVWVSDSISCPDCDGGFLEHIQESLDFTPSDSFHRVTTTAQHRSPTRFPLPSSSSSSMHASTADNSPTTPTTVTRTRSSNRSPNPVIVLRGSGGGAPSSDVSEGLDRSAFQMYYDDGTDSGLRPLPPSMTEFLLGSGFDRLLDQISQIELNTNRNNRSCDHPPASKSAIEALPVIEIDPNHLQSDSQSHCAVCKENFVLKSSAREMPCNHIYHPDCILPWLAIRNSCPVCRHELPPAEDTSDGNTGPGGALTVTASAEEEEDSAAGLTIWRLPGGGFAVGRIPGGWRGGDRMMPVVYTEVDGGRLGDERLPRRVAWGSRRGGRDGSSRERGSGFAGRIMRLFGCFSGSSGSIAASASSGSGSRIRVTRRSSFSLFSTSSSSSSRRRNWLA
- the LOC104782425 gene encoding succinate dehydrogenase assembly factor 1, mitochondrial-like, encoding MGASKLSGMQKQVLSLYRGFLRAARSKPIEDRKRIEMIVSTEFRHNSKEVDRKNFQYIEYLLRLGTKQLDQLKSPDIISLSSVKVVASKT
- the LOC104784290 gene encoding probable E3 ubiquitin-protein ligase RHC2A, giving the protein MASGSYWCYSCSRFVWVSDSISCPDCDGGFLEHIQESLDFTPSDSFHRVTTTAQHRSPTRFPLPSSSSSSMHASTADNSPTTPTTVTRTRSSNRSPNPVIVLRGSGGGAPSSDVSEGLDRSAFQMYYDDGTDSGLRPLPPSMTEFLLGSGFDRLLDQISQIELNTNRNNRSCDHPPASKSAIEALPVIEIDPNHLQSDSQSHCAVCKENFVLKSSAREMPCNHIYHPDCILPWLAIRNSCPVCRHELPPAEDTSDGNTGPGGALTVTASAEEEEDSAAGLTXRWNLCLQLLIYTLASSQ